The following coding sequences lie in one Listeria ivanovii subsp. londoniensis genomic window:
- a CDS encoding DNA glycosylase AlkZ-like family protein: MRILTSSEIAKNRLYNSGLLHNKFSNAPVAASALFGIQSQYQQFGEISLFNRVGDLTKEVLQNDYDQKKLIKIWGQRMTVHMYTPSDWFFIHEVYASRNNWIKKHTEELGSNIDTLLAEMELLLMSDEKIPKEAFAKLFGEQAKKLMTWGGVFIQGSLDGKLYCVPESPKTKFYSHRYWINSETEESWLSTPHMQTGLEVMVNRYFSAYGPATVRDFKHWSGLPIFEFQATLRKLLPTYFYYLGEDGEKYYSKTEIQLEVKSEKPILLGKFDPLFVSYRKKDWLANEKETSLIWRTAGQIEAVLIINENFYGTWRYEITGEKIAFHFYLSKKLARRAQKQVEKEAIQLAIFLSKNYQGSTFEQI; the protein is encoded by the coding sequence ATGCGTATACTAACTAGCTCAGAAATAGCTAAAAACCGTCTATATAATTCTGGCTTACTACATAATAAATTTTCTAACGCACCTGTTGCTGCAAGTGCGTTATTTGGCATACAATCACAATATCAACAATTTGGCGAAATAAGTCTATTTAATCGTGTAGGTGATCTAACAAAAGAAGTGTTGCAGAATGACTACGATCAAAAGAAGCTAATTAAAATTTGGGGTCAAAGAATGACCGTGCACATGTATACGCCTTCTGACTGGTTTTTTATTCACGAAGTATATGCAAGTAGAAACAACTGGATTAAAAAGCATACAGAGGAATTAGGAAGCAATATAGATACGCTTTTGGCAGAAATGGAACTGCTTCTAATGAGTGACGAGAAAATTCCTAAAGAGGCATTTGCAAAATTATTTGGTGAGCAAGCGAAAAAACTGATGACTTGGGGAGGCGTATTTATCCAAGGCTCGCTAGATGGGAAGCTGTATTGTGTGCCGGAATCTCCAAAAACAAAATTTTATAGTCATCGTTATTGGATTAATTCAGAAACAGAAGAATCGTGGCTGAGTACACCTCACATGCAAACAGGGCTAGAAGTAATGGTCAATCGCTACTTCAGTGCATACGGTCCTGCCACAGTCCGAGATTTCAAGCATTGGTCTGGACTTCCAATCTTTGAATTCCAAGCGACACTCAGAAAACTACTACCAACTTATTTCTATTATTTAGGGGAAGATGGGGAGAAGTATTACAGCAAAACGGAAATACAATTAGAAGTAAAATCAGAAAAGCCGATTTTGCTTGGTAAATTCGATCCACTTTTTGTTAGTTATCGAAAAAAGGATTGGTTGGCAAATGAAAAAGAAACAAGCTTAATTTGGAGAACTGCTGGTCAAATTGAAGCAGTTTTAATTATAAATGAAAATTTTTACGGTACGTGGAGATATGAAATTACTGGAGAAAAAATTGCGTTTCATTTTTATTTGAGTAAAAAGTTAGCAAGGAGAGCTCAGAAACAGGTTGAAAAAGAAGCCATACAACTCGCTATATTTTTAAGTAAAAATTATCAAGGAAGTACTTTTGAACAAATATAA
- the rpsM gene encoding 30S ribosomal protein S13 produces the protein MARIAGVDVPREKRIVISLTYIYGIGKQTASKVLAEAGVSEDTRTRDLTEEELGKIREILDRIKVEGDLRREVNLNIKRLIEIGSYRGMRHRRGLPVRGQNTKNNARTRKGPSKTVAGKKK, from the coding sequence ATGGCACGTATTGCAGGTGTGGACGTTCCACGTGAAAAACGTATTGTTATTTCCCTGACTTACATTTATGGTATCGGTAAACAAACAGCTAGCAAAGTTCTTGCTGAAGCTGGTGTTTCTGAAGATACTCGTACTCGTGATTTAACGGAAGAAGAGCTAGGTAAAATCCGCGAAATCTTAGACCGTATTAAAGTTGAAGGTGACCTTCGTCGTGAAGTAAACTTAAACATTAAACGTCTAATTGAAATTGGTTCTTACCGTGGCATGCGTCACCGTCGTGGACTTCCAGTTCGCGGACAAAATACAAAAAATAATGCCCGTACTCGTAAAGGCCCGTCCAAAACAGTAGCAGGCAAAAAGAAATAA
- the infA gene encoding translation initiation factor IF-1, whose translation MAKEDVIEVEGVVQETLPNAMFNVELENGHKVLATVSGKIRMHYIRILPGDKVTVELSPYDLTRGRITYRFK comes from the coding sequence ATGGCAAAGGAAGATGTTATTGAAGTAGAAGGCGTTGTGCAAGAAACTCTACCAAACGCGATGTTCAATGTTGAACTCGAAAATGGTCATAAAGTACTGGCAACTGTTTCAGGTAAAATCCGCATGCACTACATTCGTATTTTACCCGGAGATAAAGTGACAGTAGAGCTTTCTCCATACGACCTGACACGCGGAAGAATTACTTATCGTTTTAAATAA
- the secY gene encoding preprotein translocase subunit SecY, translated as MFQTLVNFFKVADIRKKILFTLAMLVIFRIGTFVPVPGVNAAALQSSMDGGILGFLNTFNGGALKNFSIFAMGVMPYITSSIIVQLLQMDVVPKLTEWSKQGEMGRKKLNQLTRYMTIGLGLVEAFGMAYGFNRLSSAGLVIEPSIGRYAIIAIVLTTGTMFLMWLGEQITVKGVGNGVSIIIFAGIVARIPDGVRQLYVSQIENAGDQLFLHILTLAGVAVAILAIVVAVIFFQQALRKIPIQYSKRVAGAKQSGAQATHLPLKLNSAGVIPVIFASAFIITPQTILTFFDQSNDVVKVLKDVFDYTKPIGMILYVALIVAFTYFYAFIQVNPEKVADNLKKQGGYIPSKRPGRETQAYLTSVLYRLTFVGAIFLSAVAILPTIGTTVFSLPQSLAVGGTSLLIVIGVALDTTKQLEGQLVKRNYRGFIK; from the coding sequence ATGTTTCAAACGTTAGTTAACTTCTTCAAAGTAGCGGACATCCGAAAAAAAATACTATTTACGTTAGCAATGTTAGTTATTTTCCGTATTGGTACATTTGTGCCAGTACCGGGGGTTAACGCTGCAGCATTGCAATCTAGTATGGATGGCGGTATTTTGGGGTTTTTAAACACATTTAATGGTGGGGCGTTAAAAAACTTCTCAATTTTTGCCATGGGTGTAATGCCTTACATTACATCTTCCATTATTGTTCAGTTGCTTCAAATGGATGTTGTTCCAAAGCTAACTGAGTGGTCGAAACAAGGAGAAATGGGTCGTAAAAAACTCAATCAACTTACTCGATACATGACGATAGGTCTTGGTTTAGTCGAAGCATTTGGTATGGCATACGGATTTAACCGCTTGTCATCTGCTGGGTTGGTTATTGAACCATCTATCGGTAGATATGCCATTATCGCGATTGTTCTAACTACAGGTACAATGTTCTTAATGTGGTTAGGTGAGCAAATCACTGTTAAAGGCGTGGGTAATGGGGTTTCCATTATTATCTTTGCTGGTATCGTTGCACGTATCCCTGATGGAGTACGTCAATTATACGTTTCGCAAATTGAAAACGCTGGTGATCAACTTTTCCTACACATATTAACGCTTGCCGGTGTGGCGGTTGCGATTTTAGCTATTGTTGTAGCTGTTATCTTCTTCCAACAAGCATTGCGCAAAATTCCAATTCAATACTCGAAACGTGTAGCAGGAGCGAAACAATCGGGCGCGCAAGCAACTCATTTGCCGTTGAAACTTAACTCTGCCGGAGTTATCCCAGTTATCTTTGCAAGTGCATTTATTATTACACCACAAACAATTCTTACTTTCTTTGATCAAAGTAATGATGTAGTAAAAGTATTGAAAGATGTGTTTGATTACACTAAACCAATTGGTATGATTTTATATGTTGCACTAATTGTTGCTTTCACTTATTTCTATGCTTTCATTCAAGTAAACCCTGAGAAAGTTGCAGACAACTTGAAAAAGCAAGGTGGGTATATTCCTAGTAAACGTCCTGGTCGGGAAACACAAGCTTATCTTACATCGGTACTTTATCGATTAACATTTGTTGGTGCAATTTTCCTTTCAGCGGTTGCTATACTTCCAACTATCGGTACTACTGTGTTTAGTTTACCGCAGTCACTTGCCGTTGGTGGTACAAGCCTACTAATTGTTATCGGGGTAGCATTAGATACTACGAAACAACTTGAAGGACAACTTGTAAAAAGGAACTATCGGGGATTTATCAAATAA
- a CDS encoding acetamidase/formamidase family protein: protein MKNLVTREQSIYEMDKLTQPALTVKDGSVVKIKIKDHFNGQIHEARLHYGELDWKQFSPTSGPIFVDGAEPGDLLAVTIEKIKLTSTDTFLLSGPNIGILDDLLPNNCIRRFKIQNNKIIYSEQINIHIEKSIGLLKTEAANEPRPTQLPTNCGGVLNSAYLTEGATIFLPVEKQGALLHVGDVHATTGLREITSSCAEIPAEVTLRLQILKNKKAPTPVIIHDNHLICIASDSVIENAAKTALQNMVNLLTDTDKMTIEDAVFLLSLDGDFQICHLSKPSKIASIKLPLDYFPEMPFL from the coding sequence ATGAAAAATCTTGTAACCAGAGAGCAGTCGATTTATGAGATGGATAAATTGACGCAACCTGCGCTTACAGTGAAAGATGGCTCTGTTGTGAAAATAAAAATAAAAGATCACTTTAATGGCCAAATTCACGAAGCACGCCTTCATTATGGGGAATTAGATTGGAAGCAGTTTTCACCAACGAGCGGACCAATTTTTGTTGACGGGGCAGAACCAGGAGACTTACTCGCAGTAACAATTGAAAAAATTAAGCTTACTAGTACAGATACTTTTTTACTAAGTGGTCCAAACATCGGAATATTAGATGATTTATTACCAAATAATTGTATTAGGCGTTTTAAAATTCAAAATAATAAAATCATTTACTCAGAACAAATTAATATTCATATTGAAAAATCAATCGGTTTATTAAAGACTGAAGCAGCCAACGAACCAAGACCTACTCAACTTCCTACTAATTGCGGAGGAGTGCTTAATTCCGCTTATCTTACAGAAGGGGCAACTATCTTTTTACCAGTTGAAAAGCAAGGAGCTTTGCTTCATGTTGGTGATGTTCATGCAACTACCGGTCTCAGAGAAATCACTTCAAGTTGTGCAGAAATCCCTGCGGAAGTTACACTAAGGCTTCAAATCCTAAAAAACAAAAAAGCCCCCACTCCAGTCATCATTCATGACAACCACCTAATTTGTATTGCTTCTGATTCTGTCATTGAAAACGCAGCAAAAACTGCTTTACAAAATATGGTGAATTTACTAACAGATACTGATAAAATGACCATTGAAGATGCCGTGTTTTTATTATCACTCGATGGCGATTTCCAAATTTGCCATTTAAGTAAGCCAAGTAAGATAGCAAGTATCAAACTACCATTAGATTATTTTCCAGAAATGCCATTTTTATAA
- a CDS encoding adenylate kinase, which translates to MKLVLMGLPGAGKGTQAEQIVEKYNIPHISTGDMFRAAMKNNTELGKKAKSFMDNGDLVPDEVTNGIVRERLAEDDAKNGFLLDGFPRTVEQAKELENILSDLGTELDAVINIDVEKDVLMKRLTGRWICRTCGKTYHEIYNPPKVAGKCDLDGGELYQREDDKKETVENRLNVNMKQTKPLLDFYSEKGKLHSINGEQDIEDVFVDVEKILASF; encoded by the coding sequence TTGAAATTAGTATTAATGGGACTGCCCGGCGCCGGAAAAGGCACACAAGCGGAACAGATTGTTGAGAAATACAACATTCCTCATATTTCCACTGGAGATATGTTCCGAGCAGCTATGAAAAATAATACAGAATTAGGAAAAAAAGCTAAATCCTTTATGGATAATGGTGACCTAGTTCCTGATGAAGTTACAAATGGTATCGTTCGTGAACGTTTAGCCGAAGATGATGCTAAGAATGGCTTCTTGCTCGATGGTTTTCCGCGTACAGTGGAACAAGCAAAAGAACTTGAAAATATTCTGAGTGATTTAGGTACAGAACTTGATGCTGTCATTAACATTGATGTCGAAAAAGATGTTTTAATGAAACGTCTTACTGGTCGCTGGATTTGCCGGACTTGCGGTAAAACTTACCACGAAATCTACAACCCACCAAAAGTTGCTGGGAAGTGTGATCTTGATGGTGGAGAACTTTACCAACGTGAAGATGACAAGAAAGAAACCGTGGAAAATCGTCTGAATGTCAATATGAAACAGACCAAGCCGCTTCTTGATTTTTACTCTGAAAAGGGTAAACTTCACAGCATAAACGGCGAGCAAGATATTGAAGACGTTTTTGTAGATGTGGAAAAAATTCTTGCTTCTTTTTGA
- a CDS encoding DNA-directed RNA polymerase subunit alpha → MIEIEKPKIETIEISDDAKYGKFVVEPLERGYGTTLGNSLRRILLSSLPGAAVTSIQIDGALHEFSVIEGVVEDVTTMILNIKKLALKIYSDEEKTLEIDMQGPGVVTAADINYDSDVEILNPDLHIATLSDNAKFHVRLNATRGRGYTPADQNKRENMPIGVLPVDSIFSPVIRVNYQVENTRVGQLTNYDKLTFDVLTDGSISPEEAVSLGAKILSEHLSIFVNLTDEAQKAEIMIEKEESHKEKVLEMTIEELDLSVRSYNCLKRAGINTVQELADKSEDDMMKVRNLGRKSLEEVKVKLADLGLSLRNEN, encoded by the coding sequence ATGATCGAAATTGAAAAGCCAAAAATCGAGACGATTGAGATCAGCGATGATGCCAAGTATGGAAAGTTTGTTGTAGAGCCACTTGAGCGTGGATATGGTACAACTTTGGGTAACTCCTTACGTCGTATTCTATTATCTTCTCTTCCAGGTGCAGCAGTAACCTCTATCCAAATTGATGGAGCTTTACATGAGTTTTCTGTAATTGAAGGTGTAGTAGAAGATGTAACAACCATGATTTTAAATATTAAAAAACTTGCGTTAAAAATCTATTCTGATGAAGAAAAAACATTAGAAATCGATATGCAAGGTCCTGGTGTAGTGACTGCAGCTGACATTAATTATGACAGCGACGTTGAGATTTTAAATCCTGACTTACACATTGCTACATTAAGTGATAATGCTAAATTTCATGTGCGTTTAAATGCTACTCGTGGTCGTGGTTATACACCTGCTGATCAAAATAAACGCGAAAATATGCCAATTGGTGTGCTTCCAGTCGATTCAATCTTTTCACCGGTTATCCGTGTGAACTATCAAGTGGAAAATACACGTGTTGGACAATTAACTAATTATGATAAGCTTACGTTTGATGTGTTAACTGACGGAAGTATCAGCCCAGAAGAAGCAGTTTCACTTGGAGCTAAAATTCTTTCTGAGCACTTAAGTATCTTCGTTAACTTAACAGATGAAGCACAAAAAGCTGAAATTATGATTGAAAAAGAAGAAAGCCATAAAGAGAAAGTGCTTGAAATGACTATTGAAGAACTAGACTTGTCTGTTCGTTCATATAATTGTTTGAAACGCGCTGGAATCAACACAGTACAGGAACTTGCTGACAAATCCGAAGACGATATGATGAAAGTCCGTAACTTGGGCCGTAAATCGCTTGAGGAAGTAAAAGTAAAACTGGCTGACCTTGGCTTATCTCTAAGAAACGAAAACTGA
- the rpsK gene encoding 30S ribosomal protein S11 — translation MARKTNTRKRRVKKNIESGIAHIRSTFNNTIVMITDTHGNALAWSSAGSLGFKGSRKSTPFAAQMAAESAAKSAQEHGLKTLEVTVKGPGSGREAAIRALQAAGLEVTAIKDVTPVPHNGCRPPKRRRV, via the coding sequence ATGGCTCGTAAAACAAATACTCGTAAACGCCGTGTGAAAAAGAATATCGAATCTGGTATTGCACACATTCGTTCTACATTTAATAATACGATCGTAATGATTACTGACACACATGGTAATGCTTTAGCTTGGTCAAGTGCAGGTTCTCTAGGATTTAAAGGTTCTCGTAAATCTACTCCTTTCGCAGCGCAAATGGCAGCTGAAAGTGCAGCTAAATCAGCACAAGAACATGGTTTGAAAACATTAGAAGTAACTGTTAAAGGTCCTGGTTCAGGTCGTGAAGCGGCTATCCGTGCACTACAAGCAGCTGGTCTTGAAGTAACAGCTATTAAAGATGTAACTCCAGTTCCACATAACGGATGTCGTCCTCCAAAACGTCGTCGCGTATAA
- a CDS encoding energy-coupling factor transporter transmembrane component T family protein: protein MMDKMILGRYIPGNSWLHKLDPRAKITAVMAFIAIVFLANNWQTYALMFVYVLYLVLTSKVPFLFFIKGLQPIFWLILITLLLQVFFTKGGTILVDLGPLQITTLGLANGAMMFCRFVLIIFMTTLLTLTTSPIELTDGLEKILAPFRLVHLPVHELALMLSISLRFIPTLMDETEKILKAQKARGVEFTSGKWRDRIKAIIPLLVPLFISAFKRAEDLAIAMEARGYRGGTGRTRFRLLRWRFADTFLLISLVILSGLLFWLRS from the coding sequence ATGATGGATAAAATGATTCTCGGGCGCTATATTCCGGGAAATTCTTGGCTACACAAGCTTGATCCTCGTGCGAAAATTACTGCTGTCATGGCGTTTATTGCTATTGTTTTTTTAGCGAATAACTGGCAGACGTATGCGCTAATGTTTGTTTATGTGTTGTATCTAGTTTTAACCTCGAAAGTGCCATTTTTATTTTTTATTAAAGGGTTACAACCAATATTTTGGCTGATTTTAATTACATTGTTACTACAAGTTTTTTTTACAAAAGGTGGAACAATATTAGTGGATTTAGGGCCTCTACAAATTACGACACTGGGACTTGCGAACGGGGCAATGATGTTTTGTCGCTTTGTACTGATTATTTTCATGACAACTTTGTTAACACTTACAACAAGTCCGATTGAACTAACAGATGGACTAGAGAAAATTTTGGCACCTTTCCGCTTAGTACATTTGCCTGTTCATGAACTCGCACTGATGTTAAGTATTTCGCTTCGTTTTATCCCAACGCTCATGGATGAAACAGAGAAAATTTTGAAAGCACAAAAAGCGCGTGGAGTAGAATTTACAAGCGGAAAATGGCGAGATCGGATTAAGGCAATTATTCCATTACTTGTTCCATTGTTTATTAGTGCGTTTAAACGGGCAGAAGATTTAGCGATAGCGATGGAAGCGAGAGGTTATCGTGGCGGAACAGGACGGACACGATTTCGTTTGTTACGCTGGCGGTTTGCTGATACATTTTTACTTATTTCACTTGTTATTTTAAGTGGATTATTATTTTGGTTGCGGAGTTGA
- a CDS encoding energy-coupling factor ABC transporter ATP-binding protein, translating to MEIKLEQLGYCYQKNSPFEKRALLDVNVSFDSGSYSAIIGHTGSGKSTLLQHLNALLMPTEGKITVGDREIVAGVKQKKLRNLRKKVGIVFQFPEAQLFEETVEKDICFGPMNFGVSEEDAKQRAKKVIYEVGLTEEILSRSPFELSGGQMRRVAIAGVLAMDPEVLVLDEPTAGLDPHGREEIMEMFYNLHKEKGLTTVLVTHSMEDAARYAEKIVLMKAGTVLKIGAPREIFANPEELIELGLSVPDVVRFQGLFERKFNVKLTKTCLTIDELTMEMAPHLAKGGA from the coding sequence ATGGAAATTAAACTCGAACAACTAGGTTATTGTTACCAAAAAAATAGCCCATTTGAAAAGCGAGCATTACTGGATGTAAATGTTTCTTTTGATTCTGGTAGCTATTCCGCGATTATTGGGCACACTGGTTCTGGGAAATCAACGTTACTTCAACATTTGAATGCACTTTTAATGCCAACAGAAGGTAAAATTACAGTGGGTGATAGAGAAATTGTTGCTGGAGTAAAACAAAAAAAACTTCGCAATCTTCGTAAAAAAGTGGGAATTGTTTTCCAGTTTCCAGAAGCGCAATTATTTGAAGAAACGGTGGAAAAAGACATTTGTTTTGGACCGATGAATTTTGGCGTTTCTGAAGAGGATGCGAAACAACGCGCGAAAAAAGTGATTTATGAGGTGGGGTTAACTGAGGAAATTTTATCCCGTTCCCCATTTGAACTTTCTGGCGGACAAATGCGTAGGGTTGCGATTGCGGGTGTTTTGGCTATGGATCCAGAAGTACTCGTGCTAGATGAACCAACTGCTGGACTGGACCCACATGGACGAGAAGAGATTATGGAAATGTTTTATAACCTCCACAAAGAAAAAGGACTAACTACTGTTCTTGTAACGCATAGCATGGAAGATGCCGCGCGATATGCGGAGAAAATCGTTTTAATGAAAGCTGGAACGGTCCTTAAAATTGGAGCTCCACGAGAAATATTTGCTAATCCAGAAGAATTAATTGAACTAGGTCTTTCTGTTCCTGATGTGGTACGATTTCAAGGTTTATTTGAACGTAAATTCAATGTGAAGTTAACTAAAACTTGTTTAACCATAGATGAACTAACAATGGAAATGGCGCCACACTTAGCGAAGGGCGGGGCTTAA
- a CDS encoding MgtC/SapB family protein, with product MLPDFILRLVVAGVLGAIIGLDREIRAKEAGFRTHFLVSLGSALIMIVSQYGFSEIAKMQTVSFDPSRVAAQVVSGIGFIGAGTIIIQKKFVRGLTTAAGLWATAGIGLAVGAGMYWVGIAATLLTLIGLEFLSIIFKSFGLHTTSLLYTTTDRANIVKITEKIKQNNQQIISYNTEKETVGENLVFKVNIVIKTKNKSEESELFHFIQNLAHVTIEKME from the coding sequence ATGTTACCCGATTTTATTTTGCGGCTTGTTGTTGCAGGTGTTCTTGGGGCGATTATCGGCCTTGACCGAGAAATCAGAGCTAAAGAAGCTGGATTTAGAACACATTTTCTTGTCTCTCTTGGTAGTGCATTAATTATGATTGTTTCTCAGTATGGCTTTTCAGAAATTGCTAAAATGCAAACTGTATCTTTTGACCCTAGTCGTGTCGCTGCGCAAGTTGTAAGCGGAATTGGCTTTATTGGTGCGGGGACAATTATTATCCAAAAGAAATTTGTAAGGGGGTTGACTACTGCAGCAGGTCTTTGGGCTACTGCTGGTATCGGTCTTGCAGTTGGAGCTGGCATGTACTGGGTTGGTATTGCAGCTACTTTGCTTACATTAATAGGTCTAGAATTTCTTAGTATTATTTTTAAATCATTTGGTCTCCATACAACATCCCTCCTATATACAACTACTGATCGTGCCAATATCGTAAAGATTACCGAGAAAATAAAGCAAAATAATCAGCAAATAATTTCTTACAATACCGAAAAAGAAACAGTTGGTGAAAACCTTGTTTTTAAAGTCAATATTGTTATAAAGACAAAGAATAAGAGTGAAGAATCCGAACTATTTCACTTTATTCAAAACCTCGCTCATGTCACTATAGAAAAAATGGAATAA
- the truA gene encoding tRNA pseudouridine(38-40) synthase TruA: MTRYKAVISYDGSGFYGYQVQPNTRTVQAEIEKALKKMHKGKSVRVTASGRTDTGVHAKGQVIHFDSELAISAEKFQKALQVMTPFDISFITVEETPADFHARFCTVGKEYRYIIKRTKIFDPFSRNFALHYPYELNIAQMKIASECLIGEHDFTSFCSARTERDSKVRTLYSIDFYEEDNETLVIAFQGNGFLYNMVRILTGTLLDAGQGRISPDDITKALLARDRQKLISKTAPPQGLYLWRVDYE, from the coding sequence ATGACAAGGTATAAAGCAGTAATTTCTTATGACGGAAGTGGATTTTATGGTTATCAAGTACAACCAAATACGCGGACTGTTCAAGCGGAAATTGAAAAAGCACTAAAGAAAATGCATAAAGGGAAAAGCGTCCGAGTGACAGCATCCGGAAGAACGGACACTGGAGTGCATGCGAAAGGTCAAGTAATTCATTTTGATTCGGAACTAGCTATTTCAGCTGAAAAATTCCAAAAAGCGCTTCAAGTGATGACACCTTTTGATATTAGCTTCATAACAGTAGAAGAGACACCAGCGGATTTTCATGCTAGATTTTGCACAGTAGGAAAAGAATATCGTTATATAATAAAGCGAACAAAAATTTTTGACCCATTTAGTCGTAATTTTGCACTGCATTATCCCTATGAACTTAATATAGCGCAAATGAAGATTGCAAGTGAATGCCTAATTGGTGAACATGATTTCACTAGTTTTTGTTCCGCAAGAACAGAGCGAGATTCGAAAGTCCGGACGCTTTATAGTATTGATTTCTATGAAGAAGATAACGAGACTTTGGTCATTGCTTTTCAAGGGAATGGTTTTTTGTACAATATGGTACGAATTCTAACAGGAACACTACTTGATGCGGGACAAGGACGAATCTCCCCAGACGATATTACAAAAGCACTTTTGGCACGTGATCGGCAAAAACTCATAAGTAAGACTGCGCCACCACAAGGATTGTATTTGTGGCGGGTTGACTATGAATAA
- the rplQ gene encoding 50S ribosomal protein L17: MGYRKLGRTSSQRKALLRDLATDLIVHERIETTEARAKEIRKVVEKLITSGKKGDLHARRQAAAFVRHEVVEVVQVDAKGKDGSTVKKNRPVYALQKLFDDVAPRYAERQGGYTRILKKGPRRGDGAPMVIIELV; this comes from the coding sequence ATGGGTTACAGAAAATTAGGTCGTACAAGCTCACAACGTAAAGCATTACTACGTGATCTTGCAACGGATTTAATCGTACATGAACGTATTGAAACAACAGAAGCTCGCGCTAAAGAGATTCGTAAAGTTGTTGAAAAACTAATCACTTCTGGGAAAAAAGGAGACTTGCACGCTCGTCGTCAAGCGGCTGCTTTTGTTCGTCATGAAGTTGTAGAAGTAGTTCAAGTAGATGCAAAAGGTAAAGATGGTTCTACTGTGAAGAAAAACCGTCCAGTTTACGCGCTACAAAAACTATTTGATGATGTTGCTCCACGTTACGCGGAACGTCAAGGTGGATACACTCGCATCTTGAAAAAAGGTCCACGTCGCGGTGACGGCGCACCAATGGTTATTATTGAATTAGTTTAA
- the rpmJ gene encoding 50S ribosomal protein L36, whose amino-acid sequence MKVRPSVKPMCEKCKVIRRKGKVMVICENPKHKQKQG is encoded by the coding sequence ATGAAAGTAAGACCATCAGTGAAACCTATGTGCGAAAAGTGTAAAGTTATTCGTCGTAAAGGTAAAGTAATGGTAATTTGTGAAAATCCAAAACATAAACAAAAACAAGGATAA
- a CDS encoding energy-coupling factor ABC transporter ATP-binding protein translates to MAESFVRLEHVFYKYEDTEKFAVKDVSISAEKGEWVALVGHNGSGKSTIAKLLNGLLFPEDGLIKIGHFVLSEKNIWEIRRQVGMVFQNPDNQFVGATVQDDVAFGLENHGIPHDIMVERVESALNEVGMQRYALHEPARLSGGQKQRVAIAGVLALQPDVIILDEATSMLDPRGRAEVMETIRIMREQEDITVISITHDLDEVLFADRVIVMNEGEIHSEGTPKEIFEQADAMRKIGLGVPFIIELQEKLAAGGFETGSTVLSEGALLNQLWKLNSNN, encoded by the coding sequence GTGGCGGAAAGTTTTGTAAGATTAGAACACGTTTTTTATAAGTATGAAGACACGGAGAAATTTGCAGTTAAAGATGTATCAATTTCTGCGGAAAAAGGGGAATGGGTGGCACTTGTTGGTCACAACGGTTCAGGGAAATCAACCATTGCTAAACTATTGAATGGTTTGCTTTTTCCAGAAGATGGTTTAATTAAAATCGGACATTTTGTTTTGTCTGAAAAAAATATATGGGAAATTAGACGACAAGTCGGAATGGTTTTTCAAAATCCCGATAATCAATTTGTTGGAGCTACTGTGCAAGATGATGTGGCTTTCGGTCTTGAAAATCACGGAATTCCGCATGATATTATGGTAGAGCGTGTCGAATCGGCCCTTAATGAAGTCGGTATGCAAAGATACGCATTACACGAACCAGCTAGACTTTCTGGGGGACAAAAACAACGAGTCGCTATTGCAGGTGTGCTGGCATTACAACCAGATGTTATTATTTTAGATGAAGCGACTTCAATGCTTGATCCAAGAGGCCGAGCGGAAGTGATGGAAACAATTCGAATCATGCGTGAACAAGAAGATATTACAGTTATTTCGATTACACATGATTTGGATGAAGTTCTTTTTGCTGATCGGGTAATTGTGATGAACGAAGGAGAAATTCATAGCGAAGGAACGCCAAAAGAAATCTTTGAGCAAGCTGATGCGATGCGAAAAATCGGATTAGGTGTACCGTTTATTATTGAGTTACAGGAAAAATTAGCTGCTGGTGGCTTTGAAACAGGAAGTACCGTGCTATCGGAAGGAGCATTACTAAATCAATTATGGAAATTAAACTCGAACAACTAG